The Trichosurus vulpecula isolate mTriVul1 chromosome 9, mTriVul1.pri, whole genome shotgun sequence region CAATTATAGCTGAGCATCTGACTTGGTCCCCCTATCTTGTAAGTTTATTTGTCTCACTTAACCTGTAAAAGGCAAAAAGGCTGTGTTAGAGGTGCAAGTGACTCGGGGGGCCAATTCTCAGATAGCATTGACTCATTTGGGGCTTTCCGGTGGCCTTAGGTCTAATTTACAACTTTCTGGGCATCTTGGGACCTAAAAGAAACCAAGTCTAGGCCCATTACATTGGGCAGTGTCCCAAGGCCCAGAGAGTCCCCACACACTGCCCTGCTCCCCTGAGAGGTGGCTTTGGATGGGACAGAAGTAAAGAAGACTCATCCTCAGCCCCTGAGCAGACCTCACACAGTTCTTTGTTCTCACCTCTTCTATGTGCTTACCACACATTGTTTTGCATCATAGTCTTTTGTAAATGTGTCATTTCTCCTATCTAGACTTTATGTTATTGGAGGCAGtcgcatagtggaaagaacagcaaacacaggcagaggggaaggaggtagaagcctggctctgccacttatgtCCTGTGTGATCTcagaccagtcacttaacccctctgagcctctAAGTTGTCTCCTCTCTGGAATGAGGTAGTTGAACTCAGTGATacctaatgtcccttccagctctgggtctgtttttttaaaaaaacagggaCCACATCTTAACTAATGCTGGGAGCTCCCCCGCTGTGCCCTCTGTACATTGTGGCCATTCAGTgcatgtttatttaattgaatctGCCTTGGAATCCTTATAGTACTTGTACTGTACATCACAGTAGTATGTCTTGTATTAACTACTGTCTTATATTATTTTGTGGTTGATTCATGGGTGTAGATTGTTGTTACCAAACTACAGCCTTGACTCTTTAAGATCATgcacagtttgtttagtcattccccaattagttGATGGGCGTGTACTCTGATTCCAATTTGTGGCTATCACAGAAAgtgttgttacaaatatttttgcatatggtGGGGACTTTCTTATCAAAGGGGGAATACGTCTTTGTTAACTTGTTTTTTCTGTTCCTATTTAAAGGTAAAAAGTTGTATCCTTTTCTGTTGAGTAGGCCCAGCAAGCTGATGAACAGAGACATCTGCATCCACACATGGCCATGTTCTTATTATTTGGAACCTGAGAAACGATGGATCCCTGGCAAGCTTTCACTGACTTCTGTTTTGCTAAAGTTTTTGGCTGATAAGAATGGAGAACTTCTAGTCAGCTTCCCTCTTTCAAGCATCAGTGAGATTAAAAAAGAATCGTCGCACTTCATCTTCAGTTCCATCACTGTTCTGGAGAAAGAGCACATTAAGCACTGGTTCAGTTCCTTCCAGCCCAGCCGGAATGTGGTCTTCAACATCATCGAGCATTTCTGGAGGGAGCTGTTGTTGTCTCAACCAGGAGCCCAGGCATCTTCTCCCCAGATGACCAAGGGTAAAGAACTGACAGGCCTAATGGCCTCTTCCCAGAAACGGTTAGAAGATACAGCAAAAGTCCTTCACCATCAGGGTGAGCAATTTGATAACATCATGAAAGGACTGGACAAGATTGAATCAGATATGGATGTAGCCGACAGGTATGGTACTTAACTTCTGAACTAACCGAAAGCTAACTAGATCTTAATTTCACACAAAAGGATGATCTCTTAATCTTTTCCTCATACTTAAATTTCTTGTCCTGAGAATTTTTATTTCGGTATTTAAGTTCCTAGTGGGCAGAAAGAAGTTCTATTAATTCTTGTGTCTATGGTGCATGCAAAGCACACTCAATAGAATTGACATACCACAAATGGGCATATAAATTATGACTTTAAGTTTGCAAGAGTGATCCTCTGCAGAATTAGATGATAGAATGCTGCATTACTGAGATGCCATCGGCTGCATACTTCATGGTCTTTTGGCTGTGTTCTACCAGGGgtaaggaacctgcagccttgaggccacaagtggtCCTCTGGCTCCTCAAGTACAGCTCTTTGACTGaagccaaacttcacagaacaaatcccgttaataagaggatttgttctgtaaaacttggactcagtctaagggctgtacccaaggacctagaaggccacaggttccctacccatGAAGCAATATGTTTGCTAACATTGTGGTTTTATGCTGGCAAAACTTATTACCAATAAAATTCATACTTAATTTGGTAAGCATTTTAAGTGGCAACCAGTGATCAAGGTGCTTTAATATTATAGATTTGAGTTCTCCCCTCTCTTATGTCTCCATATACTTTAGTTCCAGAATGtttcatataatttttaattatataattaatataatttattatatactataaTAACTGATATAATATAATCTGAGTCCAGAATTTTTCCTATAATTAAGTATTTACACTCATCTTGGGTGTTTTGCTGTAGATCCATTCTCAAGTGTGTagttttttggctttgttgtttatCTTTGGGAACAAGTGTTTGATCTGTTGGAATTACTAGGATGACATCAGCATGGATTTGTTGATGCAGCATTCTCTGAACAGTAGCATCCATCTGTATCTCGTGAGTTAAAGTGTTATCCTTTTCCAGAACATTTTCCACTCAGGAAAGTAGCATTACCATTATCCCCCAGCAAGGACTTTTGTTAGTACAAAGACAAGGAGTTCCTAGTTGTTCTACATCATCAGTTCGGTGGTGATGAGCAGGAGTCAGCCCTATTGTAAAAGTAGTTCCTGCGATTTCTAAACTGTTTATCTTGCAGGAGGTCAGGAATTTGCACATCCAGCTGTGGATGGGCAGCATCCAGCTCTCTAGCAAACAATTTCACATTCTCCATTCTGGGATTAGTTGTAAAGAAAGTCAAAATGATATTACCCCTTCCATGGTATGTTGTTCCTCCTCCACTCCTTTGTCCAGCTGggtttttactcttttctttcaTTAGATTTAGGTAACATTCCTGCCAGGGATCCTGATGCCTTCTAATTACAACAGAGAGGGAatttctccaaaagaaaagaacagatttGCCTCCTGAGGTCATATGGTCTTTTACAAccagatttttaaaacatttttggagCCTCACTTAAATGAGCCCACCTTTTGTTTGCAACTGGAGGCAGCTCTTCCTAAAGAATGGGATTAGCATGTTTCAGTGAGACTCAGTTCCTGACCCCAGCCTGGGTGCCCCACCTGCCCCATGCCAACAGGTCTCCTGAGGCCTGGTGAAGTTGCCGGGTCAGCAAGGTCTCATCTGAGAAGCCAGTGCAATCACTTACCAGTAGGCAATGGAGTACTGCGATGGgcctcttttattatttattattgaataaatgtatatgtgtatgtatctctgtatctgtgtatgtgtatatgcacatacacgtaCAAATACATGTTTGTATGTCTGTCTGTATTAAGACCCTACTATTTACAAGACATTCTGCTAGGTACTGGCACtataaagacaaatgaaaatagaccctgccctcaaagagcttacattttactgggggcATACAACACTCATTCTGTTGAGCAGATACCAAGTATATACAAAGtttttcaaagtaatttcatGAGGGAGAGTGCCAATAACTGGTGGGCTAGAGTGCTTTAGGGAAATTCTTTTGTTCAATAAAATGTTGCTCCTagttgtgctttgaaggaagtttgggattctataaagtggagattagaaggaaagactCTTCAGATATGGAAGACTACCTGTACAAAGACAGGAGAAAGAGTGAAATGTCGGGAACAAATAGCAGGCTAGCTTAACCAGAATAGAGTGTGTATGAATAGGAGGAATATTACGTAAGACTGGAAACATAAATggggaccagattgtgaagggcttcaaatgccagcAGGGGAGAGGGTGTGGTGTGAGAGTGGGGATTGTATTCTATCCAAAAGGTGATGAGAGCCATTCAAAGCTTTTTAGGGAATGACCtaggtatatatgtgttttaGGGATATCATTTTGTCAGATCTGTgcaagatggattggagaagagaaaagctaGAAGGTCAAGCGAGAGGGCTATTAGGACAGTCCAGGAGAGAGATGATAAAGACAAGGGTGAAGTTTGTGTGCATGGAGAGAAGGAGGTGGATAAGAGATGTCTCAGAGGTGGAAGGACAAGATTTGTCAGCTCACTAGGTAAGGGGGACAAGGGAGAAAGAAGACTCAGAGGGACTTGTTAAGTCGTGAGCCTCTACTGGGATGGTGGGTGGTgctttcaaaagaaataggagagTTTGTAGTAGGGatggattggggggtggggagtgaggaagTAGAATGGGGGTTCTCTTTTGTTTGAGTTCAGTTTGAGATGCCAAGGGATGTATAGCAAGTGATTGACAATGTGGgactagagttcaggagagagataggGCTGGTCATACAGATTGGGAGTCATCTGTGTAGAAGTGACGACTGAGTCTGTGAAACTTAGTAAGGGAGAgtgtataaagaaagaaaaggacccaggaGAGAGCTTTGGGAGATAGACACTTACTAGGCAGGAGCAGGGTgaggatccagaaaaggaaactgagaaggaatgaTAAGACAGGTAGGAAAAATATCAAGGGAGAGTAGTGTTGTGCCTGCTAGGGGAAGAGAAAGTGTCCAGGAGCACAGGGGAGGTTCGGAGAAGTAaagtgaggactgagaaaaggctgttaGATTTAGCAGTTGAGCTCATTGGTAACTCTGGGGAGACTAGTTTTTAGTGAAGTTGTGGGGTCCAAAGCTAAGTTAGAAAGAGTTGTGAAGAGAGTGGGAAACGGGGAAAGGGAGCTAGtgaaatatataatatgtgaAGTGCCTACTTTGTGGACTACTGTATAGAAAGTAATTGGTAAACACTATGAAGAAGAACTTTTAGTGGAAGtcaaacatacaaacaactgtTTCTGGACAGAGTCACGACAAGAAATATCTCACCTCAACTGGGTGGATCATCATTGCTGCACAGCAACTCTTGTATTTTCCTTGATTAACTATCACACTATTCCCCCTCAGTAACCATTCCAAATCTCCTTTCTACTCAGTCTTCACATAGcacctctttttccctccctctcataGCACAGCCTCACTTCCTACCCCACaaggaacttagaggtcactCGCCCTTCCACTTCTATCCTGCTCTACACCCCAACAACCCTTTCATCATCATCCTGCATTTTCTCATCCCTTGTTCCAGTCTGATGGAAAGGGAACCTATTCCTCCACTAAAATGTCCAATCTCcctgattcttaaaaaaaaaaatccttcacttgTCCCTGTGACACCTCAAGTTATCCATCTCTTTTCATAATCACAGTCAAAATCCTAGAAAGGATTATTTACATTTAATTAGCCCCACAccaaggttaagtaatttgctcaaggtcacagtgCTATCAAGACCGGATTTTAAGTCTTGCTTTCATTCCATTAAGTTTACTGCTTAttgttgtatatttttaaaagcaatatttcttaatgggcctcagtttcctctaaatGAAGGCCTTAGACTAGTTCCTTTCTAAGGACCTTTCTTAGTCTGACATTTTGTTCCTAAGTGACAGTTTATTTTAGTTGGTAGAATTTTCTGTGCTAATTGTTTGTTTGACTTCCACTAAAAGTTCATCTTCATGCAGTATTTACAAATTACTTTCTATACAGTAGTCCACGAAGTAGGCATTTCACAAGTCATATATTCTTTTCATGGTTAAGGAAAACAGAGCCTCAGGGGAAGGAATTTTCTGATCATCCACAGCCAGTGAATGTTGGGTTGGATTGGGAATCCTCCTGACTTCGAAGACTTTTACTtgagccaaaaaacaaacaaacaaacaaacaaaaaacccccagcCCCTCACTGTATTTTCTTGCACATGTGacttctttcattttcaattgCCTGTAAGAACACATTCTTGAAATAGTTGACTATACTTTATTGAATAttcgttttgttgttgttttcctctttAGATTGCTCACAGAACTTGAATCTCCTTCTTGGTGGCCCTTTAGTACCAAACTCTGGAAAAGCCCATCTGAACCAAAACCCAAGGAAAGTACCTCAGTATCCAGTTCTGAGGCATTTGGAAAATCGGGAGTGATAATAAAAATCCCAGCGATTATTTCACAAAGCACTGAGCTGCACGCTAAACCGGGAAGATTTACTGTCTTGGTTTCTGGACTGGAAATCAGTGACTCTAATTCTCAACTTTTGCACAGGTTTGAAAGGGAAGATGTAGATGACATTAAAGTTCACACCCCTTACGAAATCAGTATACGCCAGAGATTTATTGGTAAGCCAGACACAGCCTATCGACTCTTGTCAGCAAAGATGCCGCAAGTTATTCAAATTTTAGAAGTGCAATTCAGCAAGAAAATCGAGTTTTTAGAAGATGCAATGATGTTCCAAAGCACAAGAGACTCACCTCCAGCAGAAAAGGGCATTGCTATCTGGCGTGCAGGTGAGTGGCAGGCACAGAACTACCTTCACCCTGTTGGAAAGTGATGGTAGAAACTATCCCACTTCTTTCGAATGAGTCACACTTGGAGATGTCCTCACCCGATGGGGACTATTTAAAAGGCCTATGATTGCCTTGGTCTGGTCACTCCTCCCACTGTGCAGATCTCAACCTCTCCATGCCTTAAAGAGTTTCATAAATTGCTGTGGATCGTTTAAAAAGTACTGAAAAGGCCACCCTTGTGGGTGAGACTTCCCACCCAACTGGTCTTGCCTTTTGAAGGGAAAAAGCAACCACTAGGCCCAAACATATCCCTTTCCATCTCAACAGCACCTGCTATAGCTAAAACTTGTTTActtttttgaacccaggtcctctttgTTTCACAATGTGCTTTTCAGAATATGTTTACATGCCATGTCTTCTAGAGCCTGGGATCTAGTGTGTGTAGAGAACAATTTAAGGGTTTTTTGGGGGCgtgttttaaaataagtttttattgatggcTTTTTTCCTGAAtcttatcattatttatttatttaatatttttagttttcagcattaattttcacaagagtttgaattacaaattttctcccctttctacccccccccccactccaagtggcatatattctgattgccccattcccctgtCACCCGACTCCCCaccgtccccttttcccttactttcttgtagggcaacatagatttgtatgccccattgcctgtatatcttatttcctagttgcattcaaaaaactttattttgaacatctgcttttagaactttgagttccaaattctctcccctcttccctccccacccaacctccctaacaaggcaagcaGTTCagcataggccacgtgtgtatcattatgcaaaacccttccacaatactcatgttgtgaaagactaactatattttgctccttcctatcctatccccctttgcccaattttctcccttgatcctgtcccttttcaaaagtgtttgcttttgattacttcctcccccatctgtcctcccttctatcgtccccccttttttatctccttccaccttctttcctgtagggtaagatacccaattgagtgtgtatgttattccctcttcaggtcagatccaatgagagcaagattcactcatttcccctcacccgtccccttttccctcccagcagaactgctttttcttgccacttttatatgagataatataccccattctatctctccctttctccctctctcaatatattcctctctcatcccttaatttgattttattttttttagatatcatcccttcctattcagcTCAccgtgtgccctctgtctatatacagaCACGCgagcacacacgcacacacacacgtatacatatacatatatacacacacacacatattttatatatatgtattatatgtgtgtgtgtgtgtatatatatgtatattcccttcatctaccctaatactgaggtctcatgaattatccacatcatctttccatgtaggaatgtaaacaaaacagttcaactttagtaagtcccttatgatttccctttcttgattaccttttcatgcttctcttgattcttgtgtttgaaagtcaaattttctattcagctctggtcttttcactgagaaagcttgaaagtcctctattttattgaaagtctcttttttgccttggagcatgatactcagttttactgggtaggtgattcttggttttaatcctagctcctttgacctccagaatatcatattccaagccctttaatcccttaatatggaagctgctagatcttgtgttatcctgattgtgtttccacaatactcaaattgtttctttctgactgcttgcagtattttctcctagatctgggagctctggaatttggtgacaatattcctaggacttttctttttgggatctttttcaggaggcaatcagtggattctttcaatttctattttaccccctggctctagaatatcagggcagttctccttgataatttcttgaaagatgatatctaggctctttttttgatcatgactttcaggtagtccagtaatttttaaattatctctcctggatctattttccaggtcagtggtttttccaaggagatatttcacattgtcttccattttttcattcctttggttctgttttataatatcttgatttctcataaagtcactagcttccacttcctccagtctagtttttaaggtagtattttcttcagtggacttttggacctccttttccatttggctaattctgcctttcaaggcattcttctcctcattggctttttggagctctttcgctatttgagttagtctattttttaaggtgttattttcttcagtatttttttgtgtctcctttagcaagtcattgacttgtttttcatggttttctcacatccttctcatttctcttcccaatttttcctctacttcttttacttgcttttccaaatcctttttgagctcttccatggcctgagatcagttcatgtttttcttggaggcttttaatgcaggccctttgactttgttgacttcctctggctgcatgttttagtcttctttgtcaccaaagaaagattccaaagtctgagtctgaatctgagtctgttttcgctgcctggccatgttcccagccaactacttgacccttgagtttttcatcggggtatgactgcttgtagagtatagagtactttgtcccaagcttgaggggttgcactgttgttttcagagctgtttctgcacagcaagctctgccacaccagtgctcctcctcccccaagaactggcaACCTAGACagtgactcagatcttcagcaggctctgcactcctcctctgatccgccacttaattcctcccaccaggtgggcctgcagctgcagctgtagttctgtagctgcaccacccctgctgcccccaggttggtggcctaaccatgaactcccttcactctgtcccagcagcttttcccactaaccttctctgttgtctttgatgtttgtgagttgagaagtctggtaactgccacagctcactgattcagggtgctagggcctattctgcccggctcctggtctggttggtccaggtatagcccacactgggctctgctccactcggcTCCCAACTCCATGGGATacaccttacccagcgaccatccaggctgtcctgggctggagccctgcttccctctgctattttgtgggttctgcagctctagaatttgttcagagtcattttttataggtttttggagggacctgggggggagcccacacaagcccctgctttccagcagccatcttggctctgccccgccccccatggcttttttttttttaacacagtgATTTTCTCCCATATCTCTACCTCCCCTCTTCAAGAAagccattctatttttaaaacaaaaaagtatttttaaaaacaaaaaagagaaagaacaaaaagccaGGTTAGCTGATCAGTATATTGAAGTCTGAAAATACATACCATGTTTCACATTACACCATTTAAGTTTGAAAGTACTTAGATAGCTTCTGGTGATTCAGAAGGAAGGGAGTTGATCATATACTCTTATAaaagtttttggttttctttatgtTATACATAGTAGATATCTTGATTTTTAGAACAAACTCTGAGGCAGGGCAGGTGTTATTTGTACCTGTTTAGGTTTAATTCCAGAgccaaaatcttattaaaatctTATCCTGAATTAGCAGAAAAACCTCGTTTTTATAAAACCTTTATGTTTGATTTGTTGAGATTTCTTCCAGGTTATAAAGTTTTGGGTTATCATGTTACTGCCTATTTCATTTTGCAGTTCACCTAATCTTTCCTTTACATGCTCCACCATTTGGggcaaatatatttaataattttttcattatCTTTGTTTCCTGTAAGCATGATGTAGTTTCTAGTTTCTTTCTCTTGACATCAGTTTTTGTTATAAATCATGATTGCAATTCCTGCCTTTCTCGGATTCccttgaagcataatagattttgtttcATCTCCTGATTTTCATTGTatgtctctattttttaaaagtgtttctttttacAGCAAATTTTGGGGCTTTGTTTACCCATTCGTATATTATTTCTTGTATCCATTCATATCTGGGGTTATTATAGTGAAGTTTGTGATTTCTTccattaaatatacatatatttgtgtgtatgtatattgatATGaggtatatatttatgtgtgtgtactgatattatatatatatatatacatatatatatatatatatatatatataaaaatatatgttggtatacacacatatgtatgccctatatatgtatatatattccttcttttattttctaaagcAGCTGTTACTCCCTGTGCTTTGTTTTGCTTTCGCTAGTATGATCAAGGTTTATCTTCTTACCCATTACCCTGTCCAATCCTAAATTCTAGAATttacttttatctttattttttttatatctttattcTTGTAGTCTCTCTCATCCttattttctctacctcctctaCCGTCCTGTCCCACTTCACATAAAAAGTGCCTACTCCTCCTTTTCCTTGTACCCATCCATTATTCTATCTCAGTGATATTCATTGGTCAGGGTTATACTCATTCCCTCTCTAAGAAGTTTTGTTTTCATTACACCTCATATctgtttcccttcccctttcagcACACTCTAGGATCTCTTTCCAGCAATGTTAACTCTTGATGGAGACCCGTGGGAGATTCCCTgtaactggggtgggggtgagaaagaggaggtTGGTGGCAGTCCTGTCTTTTTGCCATTTTCCCCTTGCTGTTTGTTCTTGTCCTTTCTGATGTCATGACATCCATCCTTCCTTTGAACCTATGACCTTCCTCTTCAGAGTTTTCTGAGATATttgctcctcttccctctccctacaGAGAGATTTATTACCGAGAGCCACAACCCTGGCTGGGAGAAGCTTATCTCCTGAAGGgtctgtcccccccccccaaccctgcccCCAACACTCCCATACCAGCTCCTGTGTCTCTGAGGTCATGTATAAAGCTATCTGTCTTTATCAATGTCTCTACATTACTTTAcatctccactttttttttctacatgcTTCTTGCCCTCAATCCTTTCTCTTCTGTAGACCCAGTGCTTTTGTGCCTTATCTTTAGGACTTGCAGCTTGTTTTTTGTTGTCTCAAATAACCAGTATTGGACAAGAGTTAGGGCTCTCGATGATTAGGGTGCCTTGTTAGGTTTTTTCTGTAGAGAGATTCCAAGAGACCACTGTAGGTGATCCTGGTCTCTACTTTTTTCAGTCTCATTGTTCTGGACTCTGTCCTCCTACTAACTGTCTTCAGTCTAGAGGCTGACCTTGAGGAGGGTGGtagagggaagattgagggaagtCCCCCCCAggacacttaaaaaaaattttccccccaattacacgttaaaaacaatttttaacttcattttttaaacattttgtgtTCCAACCTAGGACACTAAAGATAACTCCAAGAAGCTTTTCCATCAatgtttttttgtcattttcattttctccttcctgaCATTGCTGTTTTTGTTGCATTTTGGAGGGGCTTCTCATTTATTGAGGTGGTAGAACTGTGTCCTAGATTACTTGGCTCAGCACAAGATTCCTAGAGGACATTCTAGAACAGCTCTGAGCCCTTGTAGAGAGATGAAAACATgaagggtgtgttcagggagTCTGGGGCAGGGAATGAGAAAGGTAGGTTGGTGTCTGGTTGTGGATGGCTTTCAGTTCCTGGCAAGGACTTTGAATTTTGCTTGGTAGACAATAGGGAAGGTTGTGGGTTTTTTGAGTGGCGTGACATGCCTGTAGCTTTCTGTAAAGAAGATTAGTCTGGTATCTGTATTAGAGGTGTGTAAGAGCAGGAGAACCTGACTGTTCCACTGGTTGAGTCAGGTAGTAATGAGGACCTGTGTTGGACTGGTGCTactaggaagagagaggagggattgATGTCAGAGATGGGCAGAGGCAGAGGTCATAGGTGGTAGTCATTTGACTGTGAGAGGTTGGGAAGAGTCAAAGGTCACACCTAAGCTTTCATACTTGTGTGAATGGCTGTGTGAATGGTGGAGCCTCTTGCCAAAAATGTCCAAAGGAGTTGGTTGAAGGAAGATAGGAGTCTTGATTTTTGAAATCTAGGTGATAGTATTGGGTAGGCAGTCTGAGATCTAGGTCTAGAGCTTATGGGAAAGGTCAGGAACAGGTAGCCCTGATGTCCCTGACTCCTTTCCTTAGGAGTAATACATAGCTCCTACTTCCTCTAccattgtttttttcttgccatggggataatattagcaacAGATGGAAAGAGCAGGAAGAGGAGTTGATAGCAGAAGTTTCAGGCAGTAAAAGATGTCTACAACATTTCTTGAGTGCTCATCACCTAAGTCTAAGCAAGGGTGACCTTTGGAGATACACCTAAAA contains the following coding sequences:
- the SNAP47 gene encoding synaptosomal-associated protein 47, translated to MNRDICIHTWPCSYYLEPEKRWIPGKLSLTSVLLKFLADKNGELLVSFPLSSISEIKKESSHFIFSSITVLEKEHIKHWFSSFQPSRNVVFNIIEHFWRELLLSQPGAQASSPQMTKGKELTGLMASSQKRLEDTAKVLHHQGEQFDNIMKGLDKIESDMDVADRLLTELESPSWWPFSTKLWKSPSEPKPKESTSVSSSEAFGKSGVIIKIPAIISQSTELHAKPGRFTVLVSGLEISDSNSQLLHRFEREDVDDIKVHTPYEISIRQRFIGKPDTAYRLLSAKMPQVIQILEVQFSKKIEFLEDAMMFQSTRDSPPAEKGIAIWRAASGLIESVVHPGPTLKSGESSQIQLQVNEQVSEEEAQELRQILKKLKSIALETETELERQDEVLDGLTSSVERSTLTIDKQNRRMKRLL